The following proteins come from a genomic window of Eubalaena glacialis isolate mEubGla1 chromosome X, mEubGla1.1.hap2.+ XY, whole genome shotgun sequence:
- the AMER1 gene encoding APC membrane recruitment protein 1: METQKDEAAQAKGTAVSVDTQDQWAEKGAKNKAAEMTEGPASEQPSSGPGRLKKTAMKLFGGKKSICTLPSFFGGGRSKGSRKGSSKKGLSKSKTHDGLSEAVHGPEDIVSEGNGLSLPLPESSCRLPSSQSAHGSLETDSRCKTSVAGATEKARAEKAPFVPKPKKGLKGFFSSIRRHRKSKVSGAEQSDPRAKEPEGARGRPHEHVSSALLSHTETLQAPRKENAKSQDVPGPKVSSVPETSPAATEQTACKDPEKTMEACASALLQPKPAPEASGPEEPHSPETGEKVVAGEVNPPNGPVGDQLSLLFGDVTSLKSFDSLTGCGDIIAEQDMDSMTDSMASGGQRANRDGTKRSSCLVTYQGGGEEMALPDDDDEEEEEEEVELEEEEEEVKEEEDDDLEYLWASSQVYPRPILNPGYHPTTSPGHLGYMLLDPVRSYPGLAPGDLLTPQSDQQESAPNSDEGYYDSTTPGLEDDSGEALGLVRRDCLPRDSYSGDALYEFYEPDDSLENSPPGDDCLYDLHGHSSEMFDPFLNFEPFSSSRPPGAMETEEERLVTIQKQLLYWELRREQREAREACAREAHTREAYTQEAHTREAHAREAHTRDAYVREARAREAYARETCGREVRAREAQVREVQVRQEKPIMEYQMRPLGPSVMGLVEGASGASQTSHRGTTSAFPATASSEPDWRDFRPLEKRFEGTCSKKDQSTCLMQLFQSDAMFEPDMQEANFGGSPRRAYPTYSPPEEPEEEEVEKEGNATVSFSQALVEFTSNGNLFSSMSCSSDSDSSFTQNLPELPPMVTFDIADVERDGEGKCEENPEFHNDEDLAASLEAFELGYYQKRAFNNYHSRFYQGLPWGVSSLPRYLGLPGMHPRPPPAAMALNRRSRSLDTAETLELELSNSHLGQGYMESDELQAQQEDSDEEEEEEWGRDSPLSLYTEPPGTYDWPAWAPCPLTVGPGPAGISPSQLDGPSSQSLYRQAVCCISPVAMSMLLSVSGPEPRAPGESKSQLARPSHLPLPTGPCYNLQPKASQSLRARPRDVLLPVDEPSCSSISGGFSPSPLPQAKPVGITHGIPQLPRVRPEPTEPQPIHYGASSLDLSKERAEQGASLPTSYSSTAMNGNLAE; this comes from the coding sequence ATGGAGACCCAAAAGGATGAAGCTGCTCAGGCCAAGGGAACAGCAGTCTCTGTGGATACCCAGGACCAATGGGcagagaaaggagccaagaacaagGCAGCTGAGATGACAGAAGGGCCAGCATCAGAGCAACCCTCATCTGGCCCAGGTAGGCTGAAGAAAACTGCCATGAAACTCTTTGGTGGCAAGAAGAGCATCTGTACCCTGCCTAGTTTCTTTGGAGGGGGACGAAGCAAAGGTTCTAGGAAAGGCAGCTCTAAGAAGGGTCTTAGCAAGAGCAAGACCCACGATGGCCTGAGTGAAGCAGTCCATGGCCCTGAAGACATTGTCAGTGAAGGAAATGGCCTCTCCTTACCTTTGCCTGAGTCATCCTGCCGACTTCCCAGCTCTCAGAGTGCCCATGGATCTTTGGAGACAGACTCCAGATGCAAGACGTCTGTGGCTGGAGCCACAGAGAAAGCTAGGGCTGAGAAGGCTCCCTTTGTACCCAAGCCAAAAAAAGGCCTGAAAGGTTTTTTCAGCAGTATCCGCCGTCACCGGAAGAGCAAGGTCTCTGGGGCTGAGCAAAGTGATCCAAGAGCCAAGGAGCCTGAGGGGGCCAGAGGCAGGCCTCATGAGCATGTGAGCTCAGCCCTTCTGTCCCACACTGAGACCCTCCAAGCCCCAAGAAAGGAAAATGCCAAATCCCAAGATGTCCCTGGGCCAAAAGTTTCTTCAGTACCAGAGACTTCTCCAGCAGCCACTGAGCAGACAGCCTGCAAAGATCCAGAAAAAACCATGGAGGCCTGTGCCTCAGCACTCCTGCAGCCCAAACCTGCCCCTGAAGCCAGTGGCCCAGAGGAGCCCCATAGCCCAGAAACAGGGGAGAAGGTTGTGGCAGGAGAGGTAAATCCACCCAATGGCCCTGTGGGGGACCAGCTGAGCCTCCTCTTTGGGGATGTCACATCCCTGAAAAGTTTTGACTCACTGACAGGTTGTGGTGACATAATAGCAGAACAGGACATGGACAGTATGACAGACAGCATGGCCTCTGGAGGCCAGAGGGCCAACCGAGATGGGACCAAACGAAGTTCCTGCCTGGTGACCTACCAAGGAGGGGGCGAGGAGATGGCCTTGCCTGATGATGATGacgaggaagaagaggaagaggaggtggaattagaggaggaagaagaggaagtcaAGGAGGAAGAAGACGATGACTTAGAATATCTGTGGGCAAGTTCCCAGGTGTACCCAAGGCCCATTCTAAATCCAGGCTACCATCCCACCACATCCCCAGGCCACCTCGGTTACATGCTCCTTGACCCAGTTAGGTCTTATCCTGGCCTAGCCCCTGGAGACCTTTTGACTCCTCAGAGCGATCAGCAAGAGTCTGCCCCCAATAGTGATGAGGGTTATTATGACTCCACCACACCTGGACTTGAGGATGATTCAGGTGAGGCCCTGGGGCTTGTCCGCAGGGATTGCTTGCCCCGAGACAGCTATAGTGGCGATGCCCTCTATGAGTTCTATGAGCCAGATGATAGTCTTGAGAACTCCCCACCTGGGGATGACTGCCTTTATGACCTCCATGGTCACAGCTCTGAGATGTTTGACCCCTTCCTGAACTTTGAGCCCTTTTCTTCCTCTCGGCCACCTGGGGCAATGGAGACAGAGGAAGAACGGCTAGTGACCATCCAGAAACAGTTGCTGTATTGGGAGCTTCGGCGGGAGCAGCGAGAGGCCCGCGAGGCATGTGCCCGAGAAGCTCACACTAGGGAGGCCTACACCCAAGAAGCTCACACCAGGGAGGCCCATGCTCGAGAGGCCCACACCCGGGACGCTTATGTCAGAGAGGCCCGAGCTCGAGAGGCCTATGCCAGGGAGACCTGTGGCCGAGAGGTCCGTGCTCGAGAGGCTCAAGTCCGAGAGGTCCAAGTCCGGCAGGAGAAGCCCATCATGGAGTATCAGATGAGGCCTTTAGGGCCGTCAGTGATGGGCCTGGTGGAAGGGGCATCAGGGGCCTCTCAGACTTCCCACAGAGGAAccacctcagctttccctgcCACTGCAAGCAGTGAGCCAGACTGGAGGGACTTCCGTCCTTTGGAGAAGCGTTTCGAGGGAACCTGCTCCAAGAAAGATCAAAGTACCTGCCTGATGCAGCTCTTCCAGAGTGATGCTATGTTTGAGCCAGACATGCAAGAAGCAAATTTTGGAGGATCTCCCAGGAGGGCTTACCCTACTTATTCACCCCCTGAGGAGCCAGAGGAAGAGGAGGTTGAGAAGGAAGGGAATGCCACTGTGAGTTTCTCTCAGGCCCTTGTGGAGTTCACCAGCAATGGGAACCTCTTCTCCAGCATGTCCTGCAGCTCTGACTCTGACTCATCCTTCACTCAAAACCTCCCTGAGCTGCCCCCCATGGTGACCTTTGACATCGCTGATGTGGAACGGGATGGGGAAGGCAAGTGTGAAGAAAATCCTGAGTTCCACAATGATGAAGACCTTGCAGCCTCCTTGGAAGCTTTTGAACTGGGCTACTACCAGAAACGCGCCTTCAACAACTACCACAGCCGATTCTACCAAGGCCTACCCTGGGGTGTGAGCAGTCTCCCTCGATACTTGGGACTGCCTGGCATGCACCCTCGTCCTCCACCTGCTGCCATGGCCCTCAACAGGAGGAGCCGCTCCCTCGACACTGCTGAGACCCTGGAGCTGGAGCTCTCCAATTCTCACCTGGGCCAGGGCTACATGGAGTCTGATGAGCTTCAGGCTCAGCAAGAAGATTCagatgaagaagaagaggaagaatggGGCCGAGACAGTCCCCTGTCCCTCTATACTGAACCTCCAGGGACCTACGACTGGCCTGCCTGGGCTCCCTGTCCTCTCACAGTGGGGCCAGGCCCTGCAGGAATAAGTCCTAGCCAGTTGGATGGGCCTTCCAGCCAGTCTCTATATAGACAGGCAGTCTGTTGCATATCTCCTGTCGCCATGTCAATGTTGCTGTCAGTATCAGGGCCAGAGCCAAGGGCACCTGGGGAATCCAAGTCTCAGCTAGCTCGACCTTCGCACCTACCCCTGCCCACGGGCCCTTGTTATAACCTCCAGCCAAAGGCCTCCCAGAGTCTGAGGGCCAGGCCTCGAGATGTGCTGCTGCCTGTTGATGAGCCCAGTTGCTCCTCCATTTCTGGAGGCTTCAGCCCCAGCCCTCTGCCCCAGGCCAAGCCTGTAGGCATTACCCATGGCATCCCTCAGCTGCCCAGGGTCCGGCCTGAGCCCACAGAGCCTCAGCCCATTCACTATGGGGCTTCCAGCCTTGACCTGTCAAAGGAGAGGGCCGAGCAAGGTGCCTCTCTTCCCACCAGCTACTCCTCCACTGCCATGAATGGAAACCTAGCTGAGTAG